From the Lathyrus oleraceus cultivar Zhongwan6 chromosome 4, CAAS_Psat_ZW6_1.0, whole genome shotgun sequence genome, one window contains:
- the LOC127074505 gene encoding oxygen-evolving enhancer protein 1, chloroplastic gives MAASLQAAATLMQPTKLRSNTLQLKSNQSVSKAFGLEHYGAKVTCSLQSDFKELAHKCVEASKIAGFALATSALVVSGASAEGAPKRLTFDEIQSKTYLEVKGTGTANQCPTIDGGVDSFSFKPGKYNAKKLCLEPTSFTVKSEGVTKNTPLAFQNTKLMTRLTYTLDEIEGPFEVSADGSVKFEEKDGIDYAAVTVQLPGGERVPFLFTIKQLVASGKPDSFSGEFLVPSYRGSSFLDPKGRGASTGYDNAVALPAGGRGDEEELGKENNKSAASSKGKITLSVTQTKPETGEVIGVFESIQPSDTDLGAKAPKDVKIQGVWYAQLES, from the exons ATGGCAGCCTCACTTCAAGCAGCTGCTACTCTCATGCAACCTACAAAGTTGCGTAGCAACACATTGCAGCTTAAGTCTAACCAATCTGTTTCTAAGGCCTTTGGTTTGGAACACTATGGAGCTAAGGTTACTTGTTCCCTTCAGTCTGATTTCAAGGAGTTGGCTCACAAGTGTGTTGAGGCTTCTAAGATTGCAGGATTTGCTCTTGCCACTTCTGCTCTTGTTGTCTCT GGAGCAAGTGCAGAAGGTGCTCCAAAGAGGCTAACTTTCGACGAAATCCAAAGCAAAACATACTTGGAAGTCAAAGGAACAGGAACTGCAAACCAATGTCCAACCATTGATGGAGGAGTAGACTCATTCTCCTTCAAGCCAGGAAAATACAACGCCAAGAAACTCTGCCTCGAACCAACTTCATTCACAGTAAAATCAGAAGGCGTAACCAAAAACACTCCACTCGCATTCCAAAACACCAAGCTCATGACGCGTTTAACCTACACGCTCGACGAGATTGAAGGGCCCTTCGAGGTTTCAGCAGACGGGAGTGTGAAATTCGAGGAGAAAGACGGAATTGATTACGCTGCAGTCACAGTTCAGCTTCCTGGAGGCGAGCGTGTTCCGTTCCTTTTCACCATCAAGCAGTTGGTAGCATCAGGGAAACCTGATAGCTTCAGCGGTGAGTTTTTGGTGCCATCATACAGAGGAAGCTCTTTCTTGGACCCAAAGGGAAGAGGTGCATCTACCGGTTATGACAACGCGGTTGCATTGCCAGCTGGTGGAAGAGGTGATGAAGAAGAACTTGGAAAGGAAAACAACAAGAGTGCTGCTTCATCAAAAGGGAAAATCACATTGAGTGTTACTCAGACTAAGCCTGAAACTGGTGAGGTTATTGGTGTGTTTGAGAGTATTCAGCCATCTGATACTGATTTGGGAGCAAAAGCTCCAAAGGATGTTAAGATCCAAGGTGTTTGGTATGCTCAGCTTGAATCATAG